Proteins encoded by one window of Puntigrus tetrazona isolate hp1 chromosome 25, ASM1883169v1, whole genome shotgun sequence:
- the gnaia gene encoding guanine nucleotide binding protein (G protein), alpha inhibiting activity polypeptide a codes for MGCTLSSDDKSAQERSKMIDKNLRDDGEKASREVKLLLLGAGESGKSTIVKQMKIIHEAGYSEEECKQYRAVVYSNTIQSIIAIIRAMGRLKVDFEDPGRADDARQLFVLAGSADEGYMTSELSGIIQRLWKDGGVQACFSRSREYQLNDSASYYLNDLDRISSSSYVPTQQDVLRTRVKTTGIVETHFTFKDLHFKMFDVGGQRSERKKWIHCFEGVTAIIFCVSLSDYDLVLAEDEEMNRMHESMKLFDSICNNKWFTDTSIILFLNKKDLFDDKIKRSPLTICFPEYTGSSTYEDAAAYIQCQFEDLNKRKDTKEIYSHFTCATDTKNVQFVFDAVTDVIIKNNLKDCGLF; via the exons ATGGGGTGCACCCTGAGCTCGGACGACAAGAGCGCCCAGGAGAGGAGTAAAATGATTGACAAAAACCTGCGCGATGATGGAGAGAAAGCGTCGCGAGAGGTCAAGCTTCTGCTGCTGG GGGCTGGCGAATCTGGAAAGAGTACAATTGTCAAACAGATGAA GATCATCCATGAAGCAGGCTACTCAGAGGAAGAGTGCAAGCAGTACAGAGCCGTGGTCTACAGCAACACTATCCAGTCCATCATTGCCATCATAAGGGCCATGGGCCGCCTGAAGGTTGACTTTGAAGATCCTGGGCGGGCT GATGACGCAAGACAGCTGTTTGTTCTGGCCGGCTCTGCGGATGAGGGATACATGACGAGCGAGCTGTCAGGAATCATCCAGCGTCTGTGGAAGGATGGTGGGGTTCAGGCTTGCTTCAGCCGCTCCAGAGAGTACCAGCTCAATGACTCGGCTTCATA TTACCTGAATGACCTGGACAGAATATCCAGTTCTTCTTATGTCCCAACTCAGCAAGACGTCCTGAGGACCAGGGTGAAGACGACTGGTATCGTAGAGACCCACTTCACTTTCAAGGATCTTCACTTCAA AATGTTTGATGTGGGCGGCCAGAGATCCGAGAGGAAGAAATGGATCCACTGTTTTGAGGGCGTGACCGCCATCATCTTCTGCGTGTCTCTCAGTGACTACGACCTGGTCCTGGCTGAAGATGAGGAAATG AATCGAATGCATGAGAGTATGAAGCTGTTTGACAGCATCTGCAACAACAAGTGGTTCACGGATACGTCCATCATCCTGTTTCTCAACAAGAAGGATCTGTTTGACGATAAGATCAAAAGAAGCCCTCTTACTATTTGTTTCCCGGAGTATACTG GATCCAGCACGTACGAGGACGCAGCCGCTTACATTCAGTGTCAGTTTGAGGACCTGAATAAGAGGAAGGACACCAAAGAGATCTACTCCCACTTCACCTGCGCCACAGACACCAAGAACGTGCAGTTCGTCTTTGACGCAGTCACTGACGTCATCATCAAAAACAACCTTAAGGACTGCGGGCTCTTCTAA
- the chrm2b gene encoding muscarinic acetylcholine receptor M2, which yields METSNVTLSPNKTDSSPDGPFTLVELVLIVLCLSTLSLLTIIGNVLVMLSIKVNRNLQTVNNYFLFSLACADLFIGVFSMNLYTVYIVTGRWPLGALVCDLWLALDYVVSNASIMNLLIISFDRYFCVTKPLSYPVKRTHKMAGMMIAGAWILSFVLWAPAILFWQFITGSRTVPEGECYIQFFSNAVVTFGTAIAAFYLPVVTMTILYWQISKASRSRVRSRDNPRVSRVSRVGSQAGATAGNNTERKSIQAGEEMVLRKQSASDATTGEERESENDSISGSVLASSNQRDEEAVSISTNSDIRSRQNQSAALVKGTCVKLTCFRTTSQKDAQNTYKPNNGCRDMTNGKERLSLVSQKVLVPRHQKRKSSSSREKKVTRTIMAILVAFAATWTPYNVMVLINTFCSACIPNTMWTFGYWLCYINSTVNPACYALCNVTFKNTFKQLLTCKYRNIHATRKH from the exons ATGGAGACGTCCAACGTCACGCTTTCTCCAAACAAGACTGACTCTTCCCCAGACGGTCCGTTCACACTAGTCGAGCTCGTGCTCATCGTTCTCTGCCTGAGCACTTTAAGCTTGCTCACCATTATCGGCAACGTGCTGGTCATGCTCTCCATCAAGGTCAACAGGAACCTCCAGACGGTCAACAACTACTTCCTGTTCAGTCTAGCGTGCGCTGACCTGTTCATCGGCGTTTTCTCCATGAACCTGTACACTGTGTACATCGTGACCGGCCGCTGGCCTTTAGGAGCTTTGGTTTGTGACCTTTGGCTTGCTCTGGACTACGTGGTGAGCAACGCCTCCATCATGAACCTCCTGATCATCAGCTTTGACCGATATTTTTGCGTTACCAAACCCCTCAGCTACCCGGTCAAGAGGACACACAAGATGGCAGGCATGATGATCGCCGGCGCCTGGATCCTGTCGTTCGTTCTCTGGGCTCCGGCCATCTTGTTCTGGCAGTTCATCACGGGCAGCCGGACGGTTCCTGAGGGAGAGTGCTACATCCAGTTCTTCTCCAATGCCGTGGTGACCTTCGGCACAGCCATCGCTGCTTTCTACCTGCCGGTCGTCACCATGACCATACTGTACTGGCAGATCTCTAAAGCCAGCCGCAGCCGTGTCCGGAGCAGAGACAACCCGAGAGTATCTAGAGTCAGTCGGGTTGGAAGCCAGGCTGGAGCCACAGCTGGGAACAATACAGAGAGGAAGTCCATCCAAGCAGGAGAGGAAATGGTCCTACGCAAGCAGAGTGCTTCAGACGCCACTACAG GAGAAGAGCGTGAGAGCGAGAATGACTCTATATCTGGAAGTGTGCTCGCTTCCTCCAATCAGAGGGACGAGGAGGCCGTATCCATAAGCACTAACAGCGACATCAGAAGCCGTCAGAACCAATCAGCTGCCCTGGTCAAGGGAACTTGTGTCAAATTAACTTGCTTCAGAACAACATCCCAAAAGGACGCGCAAAACACCTATAAACCTAACAACGGATGTCGGGACATGACCAACGGCAAGGAAAGGCTGAGTCTGGTGTCACAGAAGGTTCTAGTGCCACGTCACCAGAAGAGGAAGAGCTCATCGTCGCGGGAGAAGAAAGTCACGAGGACCATTATGGCCATTCTGGTGGCGTTTGCAGCCACATGGACGCCCTACAATGTCATGGTGCTCATCAACACGTTTTGCTCGGCTTGTATTCCAAACACCATGTGGACCTTCGGCTACTGGCTCTGCTACATCAACAGCACGGTAAACCCAGCCTGCTATGCCCTGTGCAATGTCACCTTCAAGAACACCTTCAAACAGCTGCTGACATGCAAATACAGGAATATTCATGCCACCAGAAAACATTAA